In the genome of Bremerella sp. P1, the window ACAAGAACAAGCGTCGCCAACGCATCGGTCGTGGTACCGGTAGCGGTTGGGGCAAGACTTCGCAGCGTGGTCACAAGGGTGCTCGCAGCCGTGCTGGCTGGTCGAATCGTGCGACCTTCCAGGGTGGTCAGACCCCGATCGTGCGTCACGTCCCTAAGCGTGGTTTCAATAACCGCTGGGCACTGACGGTCACTGCAGTCAACATTAAGGACCTGAACGAGTTGTTCAACGATGGCGATACCGTCAACATTGAATCGCTTCGCGAAAAAGGTCTTTGCAAGCGTCGCTTTGACGAAGTCAAGATTCTCGGCGATGGCGAACTTTCCAAGAAGCTGACCGTCGAAGCTCACCGCTTCAGCGCCTCGGCCAAGGAAAAGATCGAAAAGGCAGGCGGTACCTGCAACACGGTCGTTCGCATCACGACAGTGGCCGAGAAAAAGGACGCTGCCAAAGGGGCAAAGTCCTAATTAAGAGACAAGACATGGACATGCCCACGTTGTTACGTGGGCATGTTTTTTGCGCAAGCACTGATTGGCGATCCGCAAGAATGCGGAAATACGCTCGAATTTACGGATAGGACTCATTCGGGTGGTCTAGTCTGAGACACGCGGTTTGGTGTAAATTCACTCATCCGCACATCCCTGCAAACCATTGTTCATTGCTATGCCTGATTTCAGGCATCCATTAGAACTAGCCAAATCGGGTTAGATTGTCATGTTGGAAAAAGTACGCGTCCTCTTCACCATCCCCGAACTACGGACGAAGATTCTTTTGACGATCGGCTTGTTGGCCGTCTTTCGTGTCGGCTCGCAAATTCCTCTGCCGATGATCGACCAGGTCAAGCTGCAAGAGATGTTCGCCTCTCAAGGAAACGAAGGCGTTGCCGGTCTGTTGCAACAGGTCTCCGTTTTCAGTGCCAGTGCGTTGAGCCAGATCACGATCTTTGGGCTTGGCATCATGCCGTACATCTCGGCGTCGATTATCTTCCAGCTGCTGGGTACCGTTTGGAAGCCCCTGGAAGAGTTGCAGAAGGAAGGGGAAACGGGACGCAAGAAAATCAACGAATACACCCGGTATGCCACCGTGGCGTTGTGTGTCATCCAGAGTTACTTCTACCTGGCGTCGATGACGGCGGTGGGGGAAGGGGGTGATAGCATCGTCAACCAGGCCTTCTGGACCTCATCCGAACCCGGAAATATAGATAAGAGCCTGTATTGGGGCTGGGCGATCGTCGCTGTGGCGATCATGACCTGCGGTACCGTCTTCCTGATGTGGCTCGGCGAACAGATTGACGAGTTCGGCATTGGTAACGGTATCAGCCTCTTGATTATGGCTGGTATCCTCGCGGCAATGCCTGGCGCACTGCTAGACCTGCTGTATAACACCAAGCCAGAGCTGACAAACTTCACACGAGGGGAGTTTGGTATCGAAACCATCGTGGTGTTAGCGATCCTGTTTGTGGCGGTGATTACCGGGGTGGTGTTCATCATGCAGGGGCAACGCAAGATCCCGATGCAAAGTGCCAAGCACGTTCGTGGTCGCCGCGTTTATGGTGGTACTCGCCAGTTCCTTCCACTGCGTATTAACCAAGCCGGTGTGATGCCGATCATTTTCGCCAGCAGTTTGCTGTTGTTCCCGCAGTTCATCTTCCAGGCCTTGGCCGGATGGACCGAATCGGCAACGCTTGCGAACCTGGCCGACATTTTCGCTCGG includes:
- the rplO gene encoding 50S ribosomal protein L15, whose amino-acid sequence is MSLHDINQGVHKNKRRQRIGRGTGSGWGKTSQRGHKGARSRAGWSNRATFQGGQTPIVRHVPKRGFNNRWALTVTAVNIKDLNELFNDGDTVNIESLREKGLCKRRFDEVKILGDGELSKKLTVEAHRFSASAKEKIEKAGGTCNTVVRITTVAEKKDAAKGAKS
- the secY gene encoding preprotein translocase subunit SecY; this translates as MLEKVRVLFTIPELRTKILLTIGLLAVFRVGSQIPLPMIDQVKLQEMFASQGNEGVAGLLQQVSVFSASALSQITIFGLGIMPYISASIIFQLLGTVWKPLEELQKEGETGRKKINEYTRYATVALCVIQSYFYLASMTAVGEGGDSIVNQAFWTSSEPGNIDKSLYWGWAIVAVAIMTCGTVFLMWLGEQIDEFGIGNGISLLIMAGILAAMPGALLDLLYNTKPELTNFTRGEFGIETIVVLAILFVAVITGVVFIMQGQRKIPMQSAKHVRGRRVYGGTRQFLPLRINQAGVMPIIFASSLLLFPQFIFQALAGWTESATLANLADIFARGQSFLYIACYIALIYFFCYFWTAITFNPKDVSENLKNFGSFIPGYRPGRRTEEYLEKVMVRITYVGAGFLALVAIIPTLVSAELGVSPQVASFYGGTGLLIAVSVAFDLVQKIDSHLVMRNYKGLIEG